GGCCTCCGTGGCCGAGCACCGGTCGATGCAGCGTGCCGCCCTGCTGGACGCGGCACGCTCCCTGCTGTCCGAGGGCGGGACGGAGGCGCTGACCTTCCCGGCCCTCGCCGAGCGGACGGGCCTCGCGCGTTCGTCCGTCTACGAGTACTTCCGGTCGCGAGCGGCCGTGGTCGAGGAGCTGTGCGAGGTCGACTTCCCCGTGTGGGCGGCGGAGGTCGAGGCGGGGATGGCCTCGGCCGAGGGGGCCGAGGCCAAGGTCGAGGCCTATGTGCGGCGACAGCTGGCGCTGGTGGGCGACCGCCGGCACCGGGCGGTCGTGGCGATCTCGGCGAGCGAGCTGGACGCGGGGGCCCGGGAGAAGATCCGCGCGGCGCACGGCGGACTCGTCGCGATGATCGTCGACGCACTGCGCGACATGGGCCACGCGGAGCCCCGGCTGGCGGCGATGCTGGTGCAGGGCGTGGTCGACGCGGCCGTCCGCAGAATCGAACTGGGTGCGGCGGAGGACCCCGCCGCGATCACCGACGCCACGGTGTCGATGGTCCTACGGGGTGTTCTGGGCTGAGCCCTGAGCCCTGAGCCTTGATCCCGGGCTACGGCAGGGGTACGCCCAGTACCGGCAGCAGTCGTGACGGGGCCCTGTGCAAGAGGACCGGGGGCAGCAGGGCGAGTGGGTTCAGGTAGGCGTCGGCGTGCAGCAGGCCCCAGTGGACGCACGTCGCCGTGCAGTGGGAGCCCGTCGGCTCCACCGCGCCGATCACCTCGCCCGGGGTGACCCGCTGCCCCTTCTCCACCGACGCCCGTACCGGCTCGTACGTCGTTCGCAGAGGTGGTTCGCCGGTGCCCGACAGCTCCACCGCGACGACTCCGCGGCCCGCCACCCGGCCGGCGTAGGACACCCGGCCCGCCGCCACCGTGCGCACCGCAGCGCCGGGCGCGGCCGCCAGGTCCACTCCGCGGTGGCCGCGGGCGTACGCGGTCGCCGGGGGCTCCCAGGTGCGGAGCACCGGAGGGTGGACGCCCACCGGCCAGGTCCGGGCGATGGCGGGGACCGGCGGGGGCAGGGGTGGGACGGGCGGTGGCGTCGGGTCCGCCCAGGCCAGGGTCGCCGCCGCCGTCATGACCGACAGGAACAGCAGCAGGCCCAGGCAGCGCTTCGGATAGAGGTGCATGGGGTGAGCGTGCCGTGGGCCGACGGTCACCGCCGGCACCTGTGGACGACCTCCCGCCTGTGGACATCGGCGTCACCCGGTACCTCGCCGGTCCCGTACACTTCTTCTGGCGATCCGGGTCACCGGGTCGACTTCGCACGCCCCGGTATCGGGGGCCGGCCACGGTCGGTCTCCCGGTATCCGCGCCCCTCGGTCCTTCGTGGCTCGGCGCACCGCGGGCGTCAGGCGCGGGAGCCGTCCGGCATCCGCGGCACAACCGAGAACACCAAGGAGAACGGCCATGGCCGTCGTCACGATGCGGGAGCTGCTGGAAAGCGGCGTCCACTTCGGTCACCAGACCCGTCGCTGGAACCCGAAGATGAAGCGCTTCATCTTCACCGAGCGCAACGGCATCTACATCATCGACCTGCTCCAGTCGCTGTCGTACATCGACCGCGCCTACGAGTTCGTCAAGGAGACCGTCGCCCACGGCGGCACGGTCATGTTCGTCGGCACGAAGAAGCAGGCGCAGGAGGCCATTGCCGAGCAGGCCACCCGCGTCGGCATGCCCTACGTCAACCAGCGCTGGCTGGGCGGCATGCTCACCAACTTCTCCACCGTCTACAAGCGTCTGCAGCGCCTCAAGGAGCTCGAGCTCATCGACTTCGAGGACGTCGCCGCCTCGGGTCTGACGAAGAAGGAGCTCCTGGTCCTCTCCCGCGAGAAGGCCAAGCTGGAGAAGACGCTCGGCGGTATCCGCGAGATGTCCAAGGTTCCCAGCGCCGTCTGGATCGTGGACACCAAGAAGGAGCACATCGCGGTCGGCGAGGCCCGGAAGCTCAACATCCCGGTCGTCGCCATCCTCGACACCAACTGCGACCCCGACGAGGTCGACTACAAGATCCCGGGCAACGACGACGCGATCCGCTCCGTCACCCTGCTCACCCGTGTGATCGCCGACGCGGTCGCCGAGGGTCTCATCTCCCGTTCCCGCGTCGCCACCGGCGACAAGGGCGAGAAGGCCGCGGCCGAGCCGCTCGCCGAGTGGGAGCGCGACCTGCTCGAGGGCGAGAAGAAGGCTGACGAGGCTCCGGCCGCCGACGCTCCGGCCGTCGCCGAGGCCCCCGCTGCCGAGGCCCCCGCTGCCGAGGCCGAGGTCGTCGCCGAGGCTCCGGCCGCCGCCGAGGCCCCGGTCGCCGACGAGGCGCCCGCCGTCGAGGCTCCGGCCGCCGAGGGCGAGCAGGCCTGACCCTTCGGTCAGCGTGACGGCGGGAGTGGGGACATGAAGTCCGCTCCCGCCGTTCACCCGTAGGTCAGCGCAGAGTCTGCGATCCACATCTCCATGGAGATCATGGAGTCATGGAGATCGCGGACTCAGCAGATCTCCGATCTTCCAGACTTCGAGAAAGACTCACAGACTCATGGCGAACTACACCGCCGCCGACGTCAAGAAGCTCCGCGAGCTCACCGGCGCCGGCATGATGGACTGCAAGAAGGCGCTGGACGAGGCCGAGGGCGACGTCGACAAGGCTGTCGAAGAGCTCCGGATCAAGGGCCAGAAGGGCGTCGCCAAGCGCGAGGGCCGCTCCGCCGAGAACGGCGCGGTGGTCTCGATCATCGCCGACGACAACTCCTCCGGCGTCCTCGTCGAGCTGAAGTGCGAGACGGACTTCGTCGCCAAGGGCGACAAGTTCCAGGCCGTCGCCACCACGATCGCCACGCACGTCGCGAAGACCTCCCCGGCCGACCTCGAGGCGCTGCTCGCCTCCGAGATCGAGGCCGGCAAGACGGTCCAGGCCTACGTCGACGAGGCCAACGCCACCCTCGGCGAGAAGATCGTGCTGGACCGCTTCGCGCAGTTCGCCGACGGCTACGTGAGCGCGTACATGCACCGCACGATGCCCGACCTGCCCCCGCAGATCGGTGTCCTCGTCGAGCTGGACAAGCCCAACGCCGAGGTCGCCAAGGGCATCGCCCAGCACATCGCCGCCTTCGCGCCGAAGTACCTCTCCAAGGAGGACGTGCCGGCCGAGGTCGTCGAGTCCGAGCGCCGTATCGCCGAGGAGACCACCCGCGCCGAGGGCAAGCCCGAGGCCGCGATCGCCAAGATCGTCGAGGGTCGTCTCAACGGCTTCTTCAAGGACGCCACGGTCCTCGGCCAGCCGTACGCGCTGGACAACAAGAAGTCCGTCCAGAAGGTCCTGGACGAGGCCGGTGTCACCCTGAAGCGCTTCTCGCGCATCAAGGTCGGCATCTGAGTCCGTACCGCGACGGACGCCCGGCCCCGGTAGGGTCGGCAGCAGTCGTTCGCGTACGCCGTCACATGGACGTGTGACGGACGACAGCAGATCTGACGAGGAGGCCATTGCCGAGCATGGGATGCCAACGACACCCCATCGGCAGTGGCCTCTTTCGTATGTGCGACATGTGAAAGAAGCGAGAACGCCATGACCACCAAGGCCCAGAAGAGCGAAGACGGCAAAGTGAGCGGCCGGTTCATGCTGAAGCTGTCCGGAGAGGCCTTCGCCGGTGGCGGGGGCCTGGGCGTCGATCCCGACGTGGTGCACAAGATCGCCCGTGAGATCGCGGCCGTCGTCCGCGACGGCGCCCAGATCGCGGTCGTCATCGGCGGCGGCAACTTCTTCCGCGGCGCGGAACTCCAGCAGCGCGGCATGGACCGCGCCCGCTCGGACTACATGGGCATGCTCGGCACGGTCATGAACTGCCTCGCCCTCCAGGACTTCCTGGAGAAGGAAGGCATCGACAGCCGGGTGCAGACCGCCATCACCATGGGCCAGGTCGCCGAGCCGTACATCCCGCTGCGCGCCGTGCGGCACCTGGAGAAGGGCCGTGTGGTCATCTTCGGCGCCGGCATGGGCATGCCGTACTTCTCGACCGACACCACCGCCGCGCAGCGCGCCCTGGAGATCGACGCCGAGGCGCTGCTGATGGGCAAGAACGGCGTGGACGGCGTCTACGACTCCGACCCCAAGACCAACCCGGAGGCCGTCAAGTTCGACGCCCTCGGCTACGGCGAGGTCATCACGCGCGAGCTGAAGGTCGCCGACGCCACCGCCGTCACGCTGTGCCGCGACAACAAGCTCCCGATCCTCGTCTTCGAGCTTCTGGCCGAGGGCAATATCGCTCGCGCCGTCAAGGGTGAGAAGATCGGCACGCTTGTGGGTGAGCAGGGCAGCCGGTCCTGACCGCTGAACCTCCGGATTCGTACGACATGAACTCCCGCGTTCGTACGACATGAACCTCCGGGTTCGTACGACAACACCTGACCGGCGGACGGACCCTGGTCGGGGGATGGACAATGTTCTGCCGGTCGGGAACCGTGCAGGAAGAAGACGCGACGCAGCCGGCCGCCGCCCCCGCAAGGAACCGCAGCCGGGCCTACTCAAGACACGCAGGAGCAAGTGGTGATCGAAGAGACCCTCCTCGAGGCCGAGGAGAAGATGGAGAAGGCCGTCGTGGTCGCCAAGGAGGACTTCGCCGCGATCCGCACCGGCCGTGCGCACCCGGCGATGTTCAACAAGATCGTGGCCGACTACTACGGTGCGCCGACGCCGATCAACCAGCTGGCTTCGTTCTCGGTGCCGGAACCGCGCATGGCCGTCGTGACCCCGTTCGACAAGACCGCGCTGCGCAACATCGAGCAGGCGATCCGCGACTCCGACCTGGGAGTCAACCCGAGCAACGACGGCAACATCATCCGGGTGGTGTTCCCCGAGCTCACCGAGGAGCGCCGACGCGACTACATCAAGGTCGCCAAGGGCAAGGGCGAGGACGCCAAGGTGTCCATCCGCGCGGTCCGTCGCAAGGCCAAGGACGCGATCGACAAGCTCGTCAAGGACGGCGAGGTCGGCGAGGACGAGGGCCGCCGTGCGGAGAAGGAGCTCGACGACACCACCGCGAAGTACGTCGCCCAGGTGGACGAGCTCCTGAAGCACAAGGAATCGGAGCTGCTCGAGGTCTGATGAACGACTCTTCCTGGGGCTCACCGCCGCAATCCGGGTCACGGGCCGGGTACTGGGGGCCCGTCGACCAGGGGCCTGTCCAAGGGGCCGCTCCGGCGGGTCCCGCGTACGATGCGCCTGAGGCGCAGCAGACTCGCCCCATGCCCATCGTCCCCGACGTACCCGCTCACGGCGGAAACCAGGATGACGACCGGGGGGCCGCTCGGCTGGGCGGCCCCTTGTTCCGAGACGAGGCGTTCCGCGACGAGACGCACCAAGACGTGCACCCCACGCACCGTGGCGCGTCCGGTGACGGGACGTTCCGCCACGAGACCCCGTCGGCACAGCCCCTTGCGGCGGTGCCGCAGAATCCGGAGCCCATGCCCGACGTCCCTCAGCCCGCGCCCGCACCGCAGAAGAAGAGTGCGGGCCGAGACCTGGGCGCGGCCATAGGAGTCGGGGTCGGGCTCGGCGTGGTGATCGTCGCGTCGCTGTTCGTCGTCAAGGCCGTGTTCATCGGAGTGATAGCAGTCGCCGTCGTGGTCGGCCTGTGGGAGCTGACCAGTCGGCTGCAGGAGCGCAAGGGGATCAAGGCGCCCCTGGTGCCGCTGGCGCTCGGCGGGGCCGCGATGGTCGTCGCCGGGTACGTCCGGGGTCCCGAGGGCGCCTGGGTCGCCATGGCCCTGACCGCGCTGGCGGTCCTGGTCTGGCGGATGACCGAGCCGCCCGAGGGCTACCTCAAGGACGTCACGGCCGGTGTCTTCGCCGCGTTCTACGTACCCTTCCTGGCCACCTTCGTCGCCCTGATGCTCACGGCGGAGGACGGCGCGTTCCGCGTCATGACGTTCCTGGTCCTGACGGTCGTCAGCGACACGGGCGCGTACGCCGTCGGCTGGCGCTTCGGCAAGACCAAGCTCGCTCCGCGCATCAGCCCCGGCAAGACCCGCGAGGGACTGTTGGGCGCGGTGTCGTTCGCGATGGTCGCGGGTGCGCTGTTGATGCAGTTCCTGATCGACGACGGCACCTGGTGGCAGGGTCTGCTGCTCGGCCTCGCGGTCGCGGCCAGCGCCACACTCGGCGACCTGGGCGAGTCCATGATCAAGCGGGACCTCGGCATCAAGGACATGGGCACGCTGCTCCCCGGCCACGGCGGCATCATGGACCGGCTGGACTCGCTGCTGCCCACGGCGCCCGTCGTGTGGCTGCTGCTGGTGCTGTTCGTGGGATCCGGCTGACCGGCCCGCACATGCGGTGCGACGGGCCTTCGTCCTTCCAGGGCGGGGGCCCGTCGCCGTATGGTGAAAGAGCGGACAATCCATTCAGGGGGACCCCTGGAAGGGGGCGGGCGCCATGTCCGACTTTCATGAATCGATCGACGTCGACCGCAGCCCCGAGGACGTCTGGGCCTACGTCATCGACCCCTCCCACCTGTCGGAATGGCAGGCCAGCGCGGTGGCGGCCGAACCGCTCGACGAAGGCCCCGTCGGCGTCGGCTCCCGGCTGCGGATCACCCGGCACGTGGGGCGTCGGGACATGCCGATGACGATGGAGTACACCCAGTACGACCCACCGCGCGCCTGGGGCCTGCAGGGCGTCGACGGTCCCGTCCGCGGTCACTTCCACGGCGAGATCACCCCGCTCGACGGCGGCCGCCGAGCCCGAGTGACCATGGACCTCGCCTTCGAGGGCCACGGCATCGGCAAGGTCCTGCTGCCCCTCGTCGTCCGGCCCCAGGTCCGCAAGGAGCTGCCGCTGAACGAGCGGCTGCTGAAGCAGCGGCTGGAGCACGAGACGGCGTAGACCCGCTGGTGGGCGGGTCGACAGGGTCCGCCCAGGCCGCGGCCGTACTGCCGACCCTGGCACCGCACGAAGACGTATGTCAGCCGGGTCTTCCTCGGTATCGCCTCCCTCTTCTGAGGCGACCGGGGCACCGGAGTCGATCTGCGACACTGGTATGGCTATGCCTAAGCCCGGAGAACTGGCAGTGATCCGGCAAGAACGGCCCCTGACCAGCGCCTTTGGTGCTGGGCAGGGGCCATTTGGCGTTCCTGGGCCGTCTACGGGCCGTCAGGGCTCTTCCATAACGATGTCGATGCCCTTTTGCAAGAGTGCGCCAGCCAGAACCAGTACGGCTCCACCAGCAGCCACCCCAACGGGGCCGCCACACACGGCCATGGCGACAGAACCAGCCAGCATCGCAAACCCCGCGATCACAGCGATGTGTCCCCAAGTCTTCCGTTTGAGGTCCCCCACAGGGACGCCACCTTCGATAGACGTGAGTTCGTGTGCCTTGTTTTGTAGCTCCACGATCTCTGCAGGCCCATGCGTGGCCAGGTGGTCCAGTGCCTGGTTCACCAGATGAGCTACGCCTTCCGTATCATCCATGATGACCGATGCGTATTTGGACACTTTTTCCAGGGCATACCGCTCTTTTTCCGATGCTTGTTTGTAGGTGTCCAGCAGCCGAAGCACGAGGTCGGAGTGATCGTGAATGGCAGCGATGCCATCGGCCATGTCGCGCGCGAGTCCGGCTAGGTAAAGCCTGTCCCAGTCGCTAAGGGCAGGCTTCTCTGCCAAGCGCCGGGACCACACCTCGTCAGTCGCGAGCACGCGATTGCACTGTTCGAACAGGTGCAACGACTTGATCTGGTCCCGCAGCGCGCCATCCATTGAGTGCTCCGCTCTTTCGCCTGGCTTCGCAACTCACCCTAGGTACTCGTATGGGGACTCGCCTCTAGACGAGAGCCAGATGAATGACTGCCAGCATCGTTGCGCCTCTGCCCCGAGTGGAGACATCGGTTATCGGTGATCCCTCGCTGTAAACATTGCGTCGATTGCCTTTCCCGTCCGCTCTTGGCTGGATGGCATGAGGTGGGCGTACACCCGCAGCGTCAGCCCCGGGTCCGTGTGTCCCAGGTACTGGCTCACGGCCTTGATGCTCTCTCCGGCGTCCAGCAACACGGACGCGTAGAAGTGCCTCAGCGCGTGCATGCCGTGCTCGCGGGCGGACTCGTACTTGCCGTCGTCCCCGGCGTCCGGGATGAGGCCGGCCACGGAGAGCGCGGGCTTCCACTCCTGGATGTTGAAGTTGCTGCGCCACACGATCCCGCTCGAGGTGTTCGTGAACAGGAGTCGGACCGAGACTTTCGGCCCGTCGGGCTTCCGCCACGGCAGGGTGACGTCGACCGACTTGCAGGCGTCCATGTGGGCACGCAGGGCCTCAGCCACTGACGACGGCAAAGGCACGTCCCGTTCCTTGCCGCACTTCGGCGGGGCGAACACGGCCTTTCCCCGGATGAGCTTTACCTGTCGGACTACCCGCAGGATGCCGCCCTCGAAGTCGAGCGCGTCCTCAGCGAGTCCCACGATCTCGCCCTGACGGAGTCCGCATCCCGCGCCGACGTCCACCATGGTCCGGTACCGCTCGGGGAGTGCGCCACGGACCTCAAGCACCTGGGCGGGCAACCAGGGGACGACGCGCCGTCGTTCAGCGGCCGGCGGGCGGACGGACTTCGCGGAGCACGGGTTGCGAGGCAACAGGCCGTCGTCCACGGCCGCGCTGAGTACGGCTCGAACGTCGCCGTATATGTTGCGCGCGTACGCGCCGCTGACGGCGGGGTTGGCCTCCAACGCGCTCGTGAGTTCGCGGATGTGCTCGGGACGGAAGGAGTCGAGCGGGCGTGTGCCGAGGACGGGGAACGCGTGCAGGCGCAGGCGCTGTTCGGTGACGATCTGGCTGGACAGGTCCGCGCTGTGAGCCTTGAGCCACTTCTCGGCGTAGCCCTTGAAGGTGACCCTGGCCGCGCGAGGGTCTATGTACTGGCCGCGCGACATGTCGGAAGCGATGTTGGTCAGCCACTTCTCCGCGAGGCGCTTCTGTCCGTCGGGGAAGCTCTTGGACTTCTCGGTACCGTCGGGCCCGACGTACCGGGCCCGGTAGCGCATGCCCGTGCCGTGGCGGTCGGTCTTGATGCGGAGGGTCTTGCCGTCGGCGTCGGTCTCGCTCTTGAACCAGCGGTCTTGGATGTGGCCTGCCATCGGGCAGTGGTCCTCTCTGGACATGCAGCAGGGAGAGCCGCGGGGGCGGCTCTCCCTGCTGTGTGGTGTGCGTTTGGTTAGGCGGCGGCGGTGTCGGCGTGCTTGCGCTGGTCGACGTAGGCGCGTACGTCGGCGGGGTCGTAGCGGAGGTGTTTGCCGATGCGGAAGCCGGGCGGGCCGATCCGCTTCTTGCGCCACTGGTAGACGGTCTCTTTCGGCACGTCGAAGATCTCGGCGATGTCGTCGGGCGTGAGGTATCGATCCGGGATGCCGCGCCACAGGACAACGCGGGGGTCGATCTCTTCGGGCAGGCGGTGCGGCTTCACTGCGTCCTCCGAACGTGGGTGACCTTGCGCTGAGCCGTCACTCAGCGCGGGTTGGAGGGTGCTTGAGTCGGGATCCGCTGACAGAACTGACAGAACCTCGCTGCTAGGCCGCTGACCTGCTGCTTTACGGGGTTCGCGATCTTTGACAGAACTGAGTTAAAACCTGACAGAACCTCGGCGGGCGGGGTTCTGTCACGGAGGCTCCCGGCGCGGGGCGGGGAGTTCTGTCGAGTTTTAACCAGGTTCTGTCACAAGCGCGATGATGCGTGTTTATGCAGGTCAGCGAGTCACGGTGGGGGTTCTGTCAGTTGTGTCGGCGGGTTGGGGGTTGTGTCAGGGGCTGCGGGTGATGCGGGGGTGGGTTTCGTAGCGGGGCGAGGGCGGCCGGCCGCCGCGGCCGGTGCGCGGCGGCGGGGGGATCTGCCGGATCCAGCCGTGCTCTTCGAGCAGGGCCAGGGCGGGGTCGAGGTCGCCGATGGCGGGGAAGTCCGCCCGCCGCAGGGCCCGGAAGAGCTCCCGTTTGGTGAACTGCGTGAGAGCGCCGGTGACGAGCTGGGCGAGGACGGTGAGGGCGGCGTCGTGGGCGGGGTCGGCGCTCATGGTGTCGAACACGTCCAGGGCATGCGCGGTGAAGTAGTCGCCCAGCTCGGTCGCGGCGGCCATGGTGGCGGCCTCGATCGGCTTGTGCCAGCCGTCCTCGGGGTGGGCGGCCAGGTGCAGCAGGCCGGCGATGCGGGCGACGGCTCCGTCGCGCTTGGAGGCCCATTTCACGATCGGGGCGTAGCTTCCGTCCGGGCCGAGACGCGACTCGGTGACTTTCTGGAAGGCGAGCAGGACCGCGTCGGCCTCGGGGGTGAGCTGGAGCAGGGCGGGGTCGGTCCAGTCGGCCAGGGCGAGGGTGAGGCCGCTCAGGCTCCTGCTGTAGGCGGCGGTCACCTGCTCGTCGAGCAGGTCGGGTGTGAGGTTGCGACGCCCGACCAGGGAGAGGGGCTTGGAGTAGAGGAAGCGGGCGAGCAGACCGCGGCCGTCGGCTCCGTCGATGCGGGAGAGCGCGTCGAGGACTTCCGGCTGGACGGCGAGGCCGACGGTGACGGCGGGGGCGTCGATGTGCTGGGCTTCGCGGCCCTGGCGGTTGACGCGGATCATGTCGCCGGCGTGGCCTTTGAGGAACATGCCCATGTTGGGCTTGCCGCTGTAGCGGCCGGCGATGATGTCGAACAGCTCGCCCTCGGCGCTCAGGCAGGCGATCCGCCCGCCCTGCTGGTCCAGCAGGGTCCCGATGTTCTCCGGGGTCACGTCGTCCGCGACGAGCTGCGGCACGGCCGGAACGCTCATCTCGTCCACGGCCTGGGCCAGTTCGACGGCTTCGGCGGTCAGTCCGGCGCGCTGGTCCGGCTCTGCGTCCGAGGCTTTGCCGGCGGCCTTGTCGGCGGCCGTCTTGGCCAGACGGAGCGTCGTCTCCGCCTCCGCCCGCACGGGCCCGGACAGCTCGATCAGGGCTTTCTCCGCGGCGAGCAGGGGGCGGACCATGAGGTCGAACACGGCGCTCTTGCGGTTGCCGGGGTCCAGGGCGACGGCGGTGTAGATGTTGACCGGCTCGCGCCAGTGCCCGCGCACGCACACCTTCACCCGGCCGCCGGCCGCGGTGGCAAGGACGGCGAGGGCGAGGCACCCGGCGAGGTCCGCCGGGGTCTGCGTCTCCTCGGCCACCCCGCGCACCATGCCGGCGAGCCAGCCGGGCAGGGCGTCGACGGGGAAAGCCGGGAGCGGGGGCCGGGACTTGAGGGGTACCGGCTCGTCCCATACGGGTCCGGCGATGTCCTCGGCGGTCAGGTCGAACCCTTCCCACAGATCAGGGCTCACGTCGTTCGCGGTCATGCGGCCGTACCTCCTTCCAGGGTGCGGGGGATGCGGGGGCAGGCGGTGCGGTGCCGGGTGTGGTCTTCCACGAGCCGGGCGACCGCGGCGCGCCCTACGGCGTGGCGGTCGTAGCCGCACGAGCACCAGGAACGTCCGGACGGCGTCACGCTCCAGTCCGGTGGTGCCGTGATGTGCAGCCACACCACGGGGCGACGCCCGTCGTCCGGGCACAGCTCCGAGCGACGTGCAGAAGGGACGCCCTTGCGGGCGGCGACCTTCGGCTCGCATGCGCCCGCCGGGTCCACAGGCTGTGGAGCGGCCTGCAGATGGCGGGTTGTGGCGGGAAGGCTCTTAGTAGGCGGGGGGTTGGTCATGCCGTTCGCCTGCCGGCCGGGTTGTGGGCGATGGACCAGTCCAGCCCGCGGGTGATGACGTCGTCGTAGTAGCGCTGCGACCGGGTGGCGTTGCCCGCCGCCGCCTTGCTAAGAGCCTCCTCGACCTCCCCGCGGTCGAGGTCGCCGGACGCGATCAGCCGACCGAGCGCCCGTGCGGCCTTGAGCAGCGTGGCGTTGCGGGTTCCGTCCGCGGCGCACGCGACGTTGTCGACCTCGCCGCGCAGCGCTGCCGCGGCGTACCCCCTCGCGCTCTTCATGGAGTTCGGGATGGCGTACGTGGGGCGTTGAGGGCGTTTGAGGGCGTCGTGCAGCCAGCCGGGCAGCGGGGCGGG
This window of the Streptomyces sp. NBC_01275 genome carries:
- a CDS encoding site-specific integrase, with the protein product MAGHIQDRWFKSETDADGKTLRIKTDRHGTGMRYRARYVGPDGTEKSKSFPDGQKRLAEKWLTNIASDMSRGQYIDPRAARVTFKGYAEKWLKAHSADLSSQIVTEQRLRLHAFPVLGTRPLDSFRPEHIRELTSALEANPAVSGAYARNIYGDVRAVLSAAVDDGLLPRNPCSAKSVRPPAAERRRVVPWLPAQVLEVRGALPERYRTMVDVGAGCGLRQGEIVGLAEDALDFEGGILRVVRQVKLIRGKAVFAPPKCGKERDVPLPSSVAEALRAHMDACKSVDVTLPWRKPDGPKVSVRLLFTNTSSGIVWRSNFNIQEWKPALSVAGLIPDAGDDGKYESAREHGMHALRHFYASVLLDAGESIKAVSQYLGHTDPGLTLRVYAHLMPSSQERTGKAIDAMFTARDHR
- a CDS encoding TetR/AcrR family transcriptional regulator codes for the protein MAEHRSMQRAALLDAARSLLSEGGTEALTFPALAERTGLARSSVYEYFRSRAAVVEELCEVDFPVWAAEVEAGMASAEGAEAKVEAYVRRQLALVGDRRHRAVVAISASELDAGAREKIRAAHGGLVAMIVDALRDMGHAEPRLAAMLVQGVVDAAVRRIELGAAEDPAAITDATVSMVLRGVLG
- the frr gene encoding ribosome recycling factor codes for the protein MIEETLLEAEEKMEKAVVVAKEDFAAIRTGRAHPAMFNKIVADYYGAPTPINQLASFSVPEPRMAVVTPFDKTALRNIEQAIRDSDLGVNPSNDGNIIRVVFPELTEERRRDYIKVAKGKGEDAKVSIRAVRRKAKDAIDKLVKDGEVGEDEGRRAEKELDDTTAKYVAQVDELLKHKESELLEV
- a CDS encoding phosphatidate cytidylyltransferase, producing the protein MNDSSWGSPPQSGSRAGYWGPVDQGPVQGAAPAGPAYDAPEAQQTRPMPIVPDVPAHGGNQDDDRGAARLGGPLFRDEAFRDETHQDVHPTHRGASGDGTFRHETPSAQPLAAVPQNPEPMPDVPQPAPAPQKKSAGRDLGAAIGVGVGLGVVIVASLFVVKAVFIGVIAVAVVVGLWELTSRLQERKGIKAPLVPLALGGAAMVVAGYVRGPEGAWVAMALTALAVLVWRMTEPPEGYLKDVTAGVFAAFYVPFLATFVALMLTAEDGAFRVMTFLVLTVVSDTGAYAVGWRFGKTKLAPRISPGKTREGLLGAVSFAMVAGALLMQFLIDDGTWWQGLLLGLAVAASATLGDLGESMIKRDLGIKDMGTLLPGHGGIMDRLDSLLPTAPVVWLLLVLFVGSG
- a CDS encoding helix-turn-helix domain-containing protein encodes the protein MKPHRLPEEIDPRVVLWRGIPDRYLTPDDIAEIFDVPKETVYQWRKKRIGPPGFRIGKHLRYDPADVRAYVDQRKHADTAAA
- the rpsB gene encoding 30S ribosomal protein S2; the encoded protein is MAVVTMRELLESGVHFGHQTRRWNPKMKRFIFTERNGIYIIDLLQSLSYIDRAYEFVKETVAHGGTVMFVGTKKQAQEAIAEQATRVGMPYVNQRWLGGMLTNFSTVYKRLQRLKELELIDFEDVAASGLTKKELLVLSREKAKLEKTLGGIREMSKVPSAVWIVDTKKEHIAVGEARKLNIPVVAILDTNCDPDEVDYKIPGNDDAIRSVTLLTRVIADAVAEGLISRSRVATGDKGEKAAAEPLAEWERDLLEGEKKADEAPAADAPAVAEAPAAEAPAAEAEVVAEAPAAAEAPVADEAPAVEAPAAEGEQA
- a CDS encoding M23 family metallopeptidase; translation: MHLYPKRCLGLLLFLSVMTAAATLAWADPTPPPVPPLPPPVPAIARTWPVGVHPPVLRTWEPPATAYARGHRGVDLAAAPGAAVRTVAAGRVSYAGRVAGRGVVAVELSGTGEPPLRTTYEPVRASVEKGQRVTPGEVIGAVEPTGSHCTATCVHWGLLHADAYLNPLALLPPVLLHRAPSRLLPVLGVPLP
- the pyrH gene encoding UMP kinase, whose protein sequence is MTTKAQKSEDGKVSGRFMLKLSGEAFAGGGGLGVDPDVVHKIAREIAAVVRDGAQIAVVIGGGNFFRGAELQQRGMDRARSDYMGMLGTVMNCLALQDFLEKEGIDSRVQTAITMGQVAEPYIPLRAVRHLEKGRVVIFGAGMGMPYFSTDTTAAQRALEIDAEALLMGKNGVDGVYDSDPKTNPEAVKFDALGYGEVITRELKVADATAVTLCRDNKLPILVFELLAEGNIARAVKGEKIGTLVGEQGSRS
- the tsf gene encoding translation elongation factor Ts gives rise to the protein MANYTAADVKKLRELTGAGMMDCKKALDEAEGDVDKAVEELRIKGQKGVAKREGRSAENGAVVSIIADDNSSGVLVELKCETDFVAKGDKFQAVATTIATHVAKTSPADLEALLASEIEAGKTVQAYVDEANATLGEKIVLDRFAQFADGYVSAYMHRTMPDLPPQIGVLVELDKPNAEVAKGIAQHIAAFAPKYLSKEDVPAEVVESERRIAEETTRAEGKPEAAIAKIVEGRLNGFFKDATVLGQPYALDNKKSVQKVLDEAGVTLKRFSRIKVGI
- a CDS encoding YfjI family protein, which gives rise to MTANDVSPDLWEGFDLTAEDIAGPVWDEPVPLKSRPPLPAFPVDALPGWLAGMVRGVAEETQTPADLAGCLALAVLATAAGGRVKVCVRGHWREPVNIYTAVALDPGNRKSAVFDLMVRPLLAAEKALIELSGPVRAEAETTLRLAKTAADKAAGKASDAEPDQRAGLTAEAVELAQAVDEMSVPAVPQLVADDVTPENIGTLLDQQGGRIACLSAEGELFDIIAGRYSGKPNMGMFLKGHAGDMIRVNRQGREAQHIDAPAVTVGLAVQPEVLDALSRIDGADGRGLLARFLYSKPLSLVGRRNLTPDLLDEQVTAAYSRSLSGLTLALADWTDPALLQLTPEADAVLLAFQKVTESRLGPDGSYAPIVKWASKRDGAVARIAGLLHLAAHPEDGWHKPIEAATMAAATELGDYFTAHALDVFDTMSADPAHDAALTVLAQLVTGALTQFTKRELFRALRRADFPAIGDLDPALALLEEHGWIRQIPPPPRTGRGGRPPSPRYETHPRITRSP
- a CDS encoding SRPBCC family protein, with product MSDFHESIDVDRSPEDVWAYVIDPSHLSEWQASAVAAEPLDEGPVGVGSRLRITRHVGRRDMPMTMEYTQYDPPRAWGLQGVDGPVRGHFHGEITPLDGGRRARVTMDLAFEGHGIGKVLLPLVVRPQVRKELPLNERLLKQRLEHETA